In one Rutidosis leptorrhynchoides isolate AG116_Rl617_1_P2 chromosome 8, CSIRO_AGI_Rlap_v1, whole genome shotgun sequence genomic region, the following are encoded:
- the LOC139862548 gene encoding uncharacterized protein, producing MSWFARSIANTFKSDDENDQNLNQKHQQLPDDDSSPQSPRQGVKEDLTEITKTLTRQFWGVASLLSNDPSESSDSPEPIAGIRKDFAEIGGKFRSGISKLSNNIDVSGIAKLASDLLQSESEDEDDDHNDLIDDNDDDVVGVTEDVVAFASDIAVHPETWLNFPLPNDDNNEDFDMSDVQQKHAIAVEQLAPSLGALRFELCPRYMDDSSFWKIYFVLLHPRLEPHAAQLLSTPNILKARALLTHELNNHSSSENAPDSKSESVQHPINSNEIQIVDKSAIEAVEYPIKGDETLIIDKSVIKEEPIEVKDDDADDADDWLKEESSENVINRVTIPIENVEDVSFSDFEDDDDDGNIHIHIHYKKAI from the exons ATGTCTTGGTTCGCTCGATCCATCGCCAACACCTTCAAATCAGACGATGAAAACGATCAAAATCTAAATCAAAAACATCAACAACTACCTGACGATGACAGTTCGCCTCAATCTCCACGTCAAGGTGTAAAAGAAGACTTAACTGAAATCACCAAAACCCTAACTCGTCAATTTTGGGGCGTCGCCTCCTTACTGTCTAATGATCCGTCGGAATCTTCCGATTCGCCGGAACCGATCGCCGGAATACGCAAAGATTTCGCCGAGATCGGAGGTAAGTTTCGAAGTGGAATTAGTAAGCTGTCGAATAATATAGATGTCTCAGGGATAGCGAAATTAGCTTCCGATTTACTTCAATCTGAAtcggaagatgaagatgatgatcataatgatttgattgatgataatgatgatgatgttgttggtgTTACTGAAGATGTTGTGGCTTTTGCTAGTGATATTGCTGTGCATCCTGAAACTTGGTTGAATTTTCCCTtacctaatgatgataataatgaag ATTTTGATATGTCTGATGTACAACAAAAGCATGCAATCGCGGTTGAACAACTAGCACCAAGTTTAGGTGCTCTTAGGTTTGAGCTGTGTCCACGTTATATGGACGATAGTTCATTTTGGAAGATATATTTTGTGCTTTTACATCCCAGACTTGAACCCCATGCTGCTCAACTTCTTTCAACGCCCAAT ATTTTAAAAGCCAGAGCCTTGCTTACACACGAATTGAACAACCATTCTTCTTCTGAAAATGCGCCTGATTCTAAGTCAGAATCTGTACAGCACCCGATCAACAGTAATGAAATTCAGATTGTTGACAAATCTGCAATTGAGGCTGTAGAATACCCAATCAAAGGTGATGAAACTTTGATTATTGACAAATCTGTGATTAAAGAGGAGCCAATTGAAGTCAAAGATGATGATGCAGATGATGCAGATGATTGGTTGAAGGAAGAAAGCTCAGAAAATGTTATAAATAGAGTTACAATTCCTATTGAGAATGTGGAGGATGTTTCATTTAGTgattttgaagatgatgatgatgatggaaatattcatattcatatacatTACAAAAAAGCAATATAA